The genomic stretch TGCTCCTCGCTCAGCCGGCGGAAACCGTCGGCGTCGATCACCGCCACGATCGGCCAGATCTTCCTCGTCACGTCGGGACCGCCGGTCGCGGAGTCGTCGTCGGCCGCGTCATAAAGCGCCTGGATCAGCGTCATCGCCATGTCGTCCGCCGACGCCCCGTCACGATAGAGCTTCTTCAGCGACCCGCGGGCGAAGATCGAGCCCGAGCCGATCGCGTCGAACCTCTCCCGCTCGTAAGGCCCGCCCGCCACGTCGTAGCTGAAGATGCGCCCCTCGTCCTTGTCCGGGTCGTAGGCGGCGAACAGCGGCACCACCACCAGCCCTTGCATGGCCATGGCCAGGTTGCCCCTGATCATGGTGGCCAGCCGGTTGGCCTTGCCCTTCACCGACATGCCCAGGCCTTCGAGCTTCTCGTAGTGCTCCAGCTCCACGCGGAACAACCGGGCGAACTCGATGCCCGTGCTCGCCGTGCCCGCGATGCCCATGCAGGAGTATTCGTCGGCGCGGAACACCTTCTCCACGTCACGCTGCGAGATGATGTTGCCCGACGTCGCCCGCCGGTCGCCCGCCATGACCACGCCACCGGCGAAGGTGGCGGCCACGATCGTGGTCGCGTGCGGAACCTGGTCGCCGATCGGAGTGGCCAGAACCTGATCCCGCTGTGGCAGCAACTCCGGCGCATAAGAGCTCACGAACTCCGTGAACGAGGAGCTTCCGGTGTTACGGAAAAGATGGTCCACCAAGCCGGCGGGCAGATCCCTGTGCGATGCCACGCGACTCCCTCCCAAACGTCAGTGTTCCTAGGGCGACCCTACTCATGTTGTGCTGCTGTCTGCACTTCCCACGATCAGCTCACGGCGAACCCACACCCGCGCGACCGCCTGGAACACCGGACCCCGTGTCCAGATCGTTTCTTTACGCCGCCAACGGCCCATGCGATTGTCGGTATGTCTGCACGTCCTGAACAGGAGGCCGACATGCGATTCCCCCGCCGGCCTGCGGTGATCGCCGCCACCGCCGTCCTCGCGCTCACCTCCTGCGGCACCGGCACCGGCTCCGACCCAGGGAGCATCACGCTCACCATCGCCGCCAACTCCATCCAGGGCGGCAAGAACTCCGAGTCGGCCACCTGGATCAAGAACTGGGTGATCCCCGAGTTCGAGAAGACCCACAAGAACGTCAAAGTGCTGTTCCAGCCCAGCGGCGTCGACGACGAGCAGTACAAGACGAAGCTCGCGCTCGACCTGAAGTCGAAGGCCGGCGCCGACGTCATCGACGTCGACGGCATCTGGGTCGGCGAGTTCGCCCAGGCCGGCTACATCAAGCCGCTGGCCGAGGTCGGCGGTCCCACCGTCGAGCAGTGGGAGGGCTGGTCGCAGATCCCGCAGGCCGTGCAGGGGCTGGGCATCTTCGACGGCAAGAAGTACGGCCTGCCGCAAGGCACGGACGGCCGCGTCCTGTTCTACAACAAGACCCTCTTCAACAAGGCCGGGCTGCCCGAGACGTGGGAGCCCACGAGCTGGCAGGACATCCTCGACGCCGGAAACAAGCTCAAAGCCGCCGGCGTGCCCGTCCCCATCCAGATCAACGCCGGCACCGCCATGGGGGAGGCCACCACCATGCAAGGCGTGCTCCCGCTGCTGGCCGGCGCCGGCGCCGAGATCTACGCCGACGGCAAGTGGACCGGCGCCTCGCAGGCCGTCAAGGACGTCCTCGGCTTCTACCAGCAGATCTACGGCGCCAGCGGCCTCGGCGACCCCAAACTCCAGCAAGAGGCCAAAGGCCGCGACAAATCCTTCGCCCAGTTCGCGCAAGGCAAGATCGGCATCCTC from Nonomuraea polychroma encodes the following:
- the prcB gene encoding proteasome subunit beta, which produces MASHRDLPAGLVDHLFRNTGSSSFTEFVSSYAPELLPQRDQVLATPIGDQVPHATTIVAATFAGGVVMAGDRRATSGNIISQRDVEKVFRADEYSCMGIAGTASTGIEFARLFRVELEHYEKLEGLGMSVKGKANRLATMIRGNLAMAMQGLVVVPLFAAYDPDKDEGRIFSYDVAGGPYERERFDAIGSGSIFARGSLKKLYRDGASADDMAMTLIQALYDAADDDSATGGPDVTRKIWPIVAVIDADGFRRLSEEQISGYVDQMLAARLISPDGPIAPLR
- a CDS encoding extracellular solute-binding protein, with amino-acid sequence MRFPRRPAVIAATAVLALTSCGTGTGSDPGSITLTIAANSIQGGKNSESATWIKNWVIPEFEKTHKNVKVLFQPSGVDDEQYKTKLALDLKSKAGADVIDVDGIWVGEFAQAGYIKPLAEVGGPTVEQWEGWSQIPQAVQGLGIFDGKKYGLPQGTDGRVLFYNKTLFNKAGLPETWEPTSWQDILDAGNKLKAAGVPVPIQINAGTAMGEATTMQGVLPLLAGAGAEIYADGKWTGASQAVKDVLGFYQQIYGASGLGDPKLQQEAKGRDKSFAQFAQGKIGILAESDYFWRSVVEPTAGVAPMKDRDQVVGYAKIPAKQPGAGIRGQDHVSMSGGAVRVLNPFSKNPRLAWELLAFMHSAEATKTQLAGQVRISSRTDVNTEVLTADPMLKYIADEVLPVTAYRPGLAVYPQVSTALQEATAAVVSGKSADEAAAAYQDKLQGLVGGAANVSG